In Paenibacillus xylanilyticus, the genomic window TACGGGACGACAGAGACGATGAAGCTGAAATGGGCGAACCTGCAAAAGCTGGAAGAGGAAACAATTCTCAAGATCATTATGGGGCAAGCGCCTATTGATGAATTTGATACGTTTGTCGATACATGGAAGCGTACAGGCGGAGATGAGATTACGGAGGAAGTCAACGAGATGGCTCAAAGGTAATGCAGACTGTGTGAAGCAGGAACGCAGCATAGCGGAAGCCTGATACCAGACTTCCGCACCTTCCTTTAGCCATATGAGCTGCCTATAGATAGAGCAAGATGGAGGTGAGAAGGCAATGGCGCAAGCAGAAACGACGATACCACCCAAAAGGGAACTACGCTCAGTCAAGAAGAAACGTAAGCGATTTGACGAGATGACCTATCATTTTATGCTGCTGCCTGGCATGGTGATGCTGTTTATTTTCTCGATTGTGCCTATGTTCGGCGTAATCATGGCGTTTCAGAAGTTCATTCCTGCCAAAGGCATATTCGGTTCCAAATGGGCCGGGCTTAGCAACTTCACCTATATGTTTCAACTGCCGGACGCGAAGCAGATTTTTATCAACACGCTGGTCATTGCGGTCGGGAAAATTGTGCTGGGATTAATTGTCCCTATTGTATTCGCCCTTCTGCTTAATGAGGTTCGTCTGAAAGTGTTCAAGAGTTCGATTCAAACGATTGTGTACTTACCGCATTTTATGTCATGGGTTGTCTTGGGCACGATGCTGACCATGATATTTTCTTTTGACGGCATGATTAACAATTTCCTTGAGCTTCTCGGTTTGGAACGCATTATGTTTCTGGCAAGCAACGATTGGTTCAGACCGCTGCTGATTGTAACGGATACCTGGAAGGAGTTCGGTTATGGAACCATAGTCTATCTGGCGGCACTAACGGCAATTAACCCTGCCTTGTATGAATCCGCTGCCATGGATGGTGCGAATCGTTGGAAGCAGACGCTCCACATTACGCTGCCAGGCATGTTCCCAACCATTATCCTGCTGGGTACATTGAGTCTTGGAAACGTACTCAATGCCGGATTCGATCAGGTGTTTAACCTGTATAATCCGCTCGTATATGAAACGGGTGATATTATTGATACCTTTGTGTACCGTATGGGTCTGATCAATATGCAGTATTCGTTCGCAACAGCCATTGGTTTGATGAAATCGGTCATCAGCTTTGTTCTGATTGTCATTTCGTATAAACTGGCTTCCAAGTATGCGGGGTACAGAATTTTCTAGGAGGGCTAGCATGATTCAATCCAAAACACTCGGTTCCAGGCTATCCCGACTATTGATTATGTTCACGTTGATCCTGATTACTTTCATGTCCCTGGCCCCGATTGTAAATACGATTATGGTTTCCATCAGCAGCAGTACGGCAGTTAATGCAGGCCGGGTTTACTTTCTTCCGGTGGAGCTGAACTTCTCATCCTACGCACAGATTTTGAAAGATACGAAGTTCTGGAATGCGTTTCTGATTTCGGTTGAACGAGTGGTGCTTGGCGGTGCGATCAATATGATTTTGACCATTCTGATGGCCTATCCCTTGTCACGCAGTATTTCACAGTTCAGATCCCGGAACACTTACATGTGGATTATCGTGTTTACAATGTTATTCAGCGGAGGGATTGTTCCTTGGTACATGGTAATTAGCAAGCTAGGGCTGATTAACAGCATCTGGGCGCTGGTTTTACCAGGTGCGGTACCCGTATTCAATGTGATTCTTCTCATGAACTTCTTCAAAGGCATACCCAAGGAACTTGAGGAAGCTGCCTTTATTGACGGAGCGGGTCCGATCAAAATTCTGCTTAACATCTTCATCCCGATTTCCATGCCGAGTCTCGCGACCATTATGTTATTTGTCATCGTTGGACATTGGAATAACTTCTTTGACGGAATCATTCTCATAAACGACAGCTCCAAAATACCGCTTCAGACTTACCTGCAGCGGCTTAGTCTCACGCGAGACCAAATGCAGAATCTCTCTGTTGAACAGCTGCAGCAGTACAATAAAATTTCGAACACGACTTTGAATTCTGCCAAAATTCTGGTCTCCATGATTCCCATACTTTTAATCTATCCTTTTCTACAGCGTTATTTGATTCACGGTATCGTCCTCGGGGCAGTGAAGGAATAATCTGATGACTTTTAAGAAAGGAAGGGTATTCGAATGCGAAAGAAGAAAATCGTAAGTCTTACTGTGGTCCTCAGTATTATTTTAGTCACTACGATGGGTGCAAGTGGTGGAGGCAAAAAGCACTATGCCAGTCAAGCGCAGTGGGCGCAAGAGAAACTGGATGAATATTACTGGAACGATGAAGCACAAATGATGAATAACGCTTATCCTTCGACACCGGAAGGTGAAAAGCCTCTGAATTATTGGTGGAAAGCTCATGCGGTTGATGCACTGGTAGACGGATACGAACGAACAGGAGACGAGGCGTATACGGAACGGGCGGAAGAACTGGTGCGGAGTATTATTGAACGCAATGGTTCGCTTCATAATGAATTTTATGATGATATGGAATGGCTCGCTCTTGCTGCTCTCCGTCTATACGATGCCACAGGCAGTGAAGAAATGAAAGATTACGTGCTGGAGCTCTGGGCAGATATCAAGACAGCCTGGTGGGAGGATGATTTGGGAGGCATGGCTTGGAAGAAGGACCAGCGATACAACCGTAATGCGTGTTCAAGTGGTCCGGCTTCGATTCTGGCAGCCAGGCTGTATGAGCGTTTTGGTGATCCTCAGGATCTGGAATGGGCTCAAAAAATATACGAATGGGAAAAACGCTATCTCGTTAATCCGCAAACAGGACTCGTCGCAGACGGCTTGGTCCTGCGTGAAGACGGTACTCTTGATGTGAATGAAGCTTGGATCTTCACCTATAACCAGGGCACATTTATAGGTGCTGGAGTGGAGCTCTACCGGACTACGGGAGATCAGGTGTATTTGCAGGATGCAGAGAAGACAGCAGCAGGCTCCCTGAAGTCCTTGACGAATGAGAAAACGGGGATTTTCCTAGAGGATGGGGATGGAGATGGTGCCTTGTTCAAAGGCATATTGATCCGTTACATGGTGGAGCTGTATGATGCCAGGCATAACAAAGCTCTGAAGAAAGCGATCTTCCGGAACGCAGATGCGTTATGGAAGGGCAGCCGGAACAATGGATTATTCGGTCAGGCGTGGGGTCAACCCGCCCAGAATCCGCTCCATCTTACGGCTCAGCTAAGCGGCGTTTTTCTGCTGGAGGCAGCTGCTAAACTGGAGGCAGGTGCACATTCCAAGCCAGGAAAACATCAAAAATAGCAGCAGTTAAAATAAGCGTTTGGTTGAGACCTTTTGACCATGAGCAGTCCGGGTGGTCGTAAAACGGAAAAGAAGCATCGTAGCCCAATTAGGGTTACGATGCTTTTAAGCGTTGGAGTACTATGCCGCATGAAGGTTGAAGACTATTTGATCGCAGGCAATTGCTTACTTTCTCGAATGAGGGAGAAATAGTCATCCGCTCGAACCACTTCAAATTCTCCTCCCAGCTCTTCGGTGATTGCAAGTGCATCGGATGGAGTCATGCTCCAGGCAAGCAATCCAAGAGAAACGAACAACGGCGATTTCCCATCCCAGTTCGATTTTGCTTCATTGAGCACCTGTAACCCATCCTGTGCCGTACTTATCCCGCGAATCGTAGAGACGGGCAGACTCTTGCCAACGATTTCAACCCCATACTTATCTTCATAACTAATGAATAGACCTGGCGAATGATAGTCCTTCTCGTAAGCGCTTGCTTTAAATGGGGTGAGTGGTATATTTTCGCTGTCTTCCCGGTTTAAAACATACGAGATCGTCATGCCAGTCTTTTTGAGGTATTTTTCGGTTTGTTGCAAAAATTGCCGGAAGCTCGAATCAGGCCATGCACCTGGATAGAAATATCCCGCACCGGATGGTCCGGCAATCAGCAGATCATTGGCAGTCGCCGTATTTACATAATGATTCAATATCGCTGGTGCGCCCTCATAGAGAAGCGGGCTTGACGTCCAGTTGAGTGGAACTTTGCCTCGCGCCGGATCGTCCCACATCACTCGCATGCGATGCTGGTTGTACTGAAAATTATCGCCTTCGGTGAAGGTATACGTTACATAAATTTTGTTCTCCAACTGGGGACGTGGAGCTTTTTTGACTGGCTTGAACTTCGGCTCGGTTCCCGAGAACACAGTCAGATTACTGAACCAGTCGGCAGCGAGTACGTAAACGCCGTAACGGGAGGCAATCTCAACGGAGCTGAATTCACCTTCCACATCATTGCTGAACCAGCCCAGGTAGGGAGTTCCCGATTTTACATCAGACATGATTTTTTCAAATAGAGCTTTTTGCTCAGGTACATTGGAGTCAAGCCAAAACACCATCGCTTTGTTGGCAACCGCATAGTCTCGTAAATAACCATAGGGTTCACGCTGCTCTGCAGAGAGAGGACGGATATTCCCAGCGGATACCTTATACTGGTTCCACATGTCCACTTCAGCCGTCAGTTCATTCGTTCCGGCAGGAGGACTGAATTCATACACAAAATAATTGCCATTATCAGCGAATCGATGACCGCCTTGACCCTCAGCAACCTTGGAATTCTGTCTGTCATACAGAAATGCTTCTTCTTCGGGGGTGCCTGCAACAAAGTTTGCAATAACTTTGCCATCTGCCTTCACTGTAACTTCATGCACGGCGGGTCCCCAGCCATCCTGAGTAATGGCGTCATCAAACCGAAGGTATACCTCGGAATTGCCAAGTAGGGAAGAGAGGTCAAGGGAGTATGTGTCTCGGTTGCTGGCATCACGTACGGGCTGCTCTTCCTCAGCAATGGTCACAAAGGACTCCGGGAGGCCGGATGGGATTCGAATCGCTGTATCCGGAGCGAGTCCGACTAACATCTGGTGGGTCGTTTTCTTCCACAGATTCTCATATTGCCAGGTATAAGCATCAAGCCGGCTGCTGAACTTCCCCTGCAGATCATCAAGGATTTTCAGTTTATATGGGGCTTTGGATAATTGGGCAGCAAGCTCTGGACTGGCAACAACTGCATCTTTCAGACCAGCCAGCGTGGTGGCCACATTAATTGAATCAGGCAACTTCGGGTCATACACAATCATGCCTTTGATATCGTTGCGGTATGCCGAGAATACTTCCCAGTAGTCCTGATGAAGCGTATAGGGCACATTGAGATCATTGAGCCAGGTCATTTTACCTTCTTCCTGGGATTCGATCAGATAAATCCGTGGTTGTTTCCTGTTAACGATCCCCTGCAGCGTTGCAAAGAGCAATTTGATATCACCTGGCGCATCATAGATATCAGCAGCATCCAGATGTTTCGGCTTCTTGAAACGGGGTAGTTCCCGGTTTGCTTTGGAATCCACAGGCTTTGTGGTTTGAACCGCGGTTTCCGAAGCAGACGCCGCTCCAGCAGTTAAGGAAAAAGCACATAGAAAGGCTAAACAGACCATCTTGAATCTACGAGCCATGGCGATCTCACTCCTTGTTTGTAGTCAGAAATAAGAGCATGTGCATCCCTCAGTTATCTCATCCTCCTTTTGCGGCCGAAAGCCAGACACACACTTCATTTCAAGATATATTAAATATATTCATATATGTTATTGCAAGGGTTTCGACAAAACTTCCTATTTTTTTTAAGGGGAAGCGACATTCCAATCCTGATTTTTACCTGGAAGAGTTGTAGTATACTGCGGTTAAGTTCAGCTTGTTTATTGCGCTTGCTTATGAAAGGATATATTATATATCTCAAATATTACGAATGAATTGGTGATGTGATCCGAATGAGTACAAACGAACGAATTCCGTTGTATCAGCAAATCCAGGACTATGTCAGACATATTATTACTACAGAAAAGATGAAACCCGGCGATCGCATACCGACAGAAAAGGAACTGATGGATCAGTTCCAGGTCAGCAAAATCACCGTGGCCAATGCCTTGACCGGATTAGCGAATGAAAAGTTGATCGACAGGGTGCCTGGCAAGGGGAGTTTTGTGGCGGAAGAAAACGATATCGCAGTTGCGCCGCGAGCAACGACGATTGCATCGAAGGGAAGAGAAGGTTCACTAGCCACCGGGATGGTCGGTGTAGTTATGCCTTCAATCCATGATTACTTTGCCATCAGACTTGTTGAGGGAATTGAACAGGCCCTTGGCGAAAAAGGTTATCGCAGCATGGTCATGTTTACACAAGGCAGGCTGGATAAAGAAAAGGATGCCATCAAGGAACTGAAGGCACTTGGCGCTGAAGGGCTGTTAATTTTTCCTGTCGATGAGGAAAACTATAACGAGGAGATCCTTGGCATGAAGCTTTCCGGTTTTCCTTTTGTACTGATCGACCGCTATTTGCCTGGTGTCGAGACAAACTATATTGCGGCGGATGGACGACGCGGTACAAAACTGGCCGTAGAGCATCTATGGGAGCTTGGGCACCGCGATATCGCCATCTGTTCGGATTCGCCACTGCAAACTGTCACGGTTCAGGAGCGGATCGAAGGTTATATTGAGGCATTGAAAGGCAAAGGTTCGTTAATTAATCCGGCCCATATGATTACAGATTTCCAACCTTTAAGTGTGCTAAAAGATGCGGAATCCCACCCCTTGTACAGGTATATTGTGAACCGCATGGTCACGGCATACATTTCGCTCAACGGAAGGCTTGGAGTGCAGATTTATCAAATGGCGAAGCAAGCAGGGCTTCGGGTACCTGAAGATGTATCCATCGTAAGCTTCGACGATCCCACATCCATTGTGGAGGAATTCAGCATTTTCACCCATGTGAATCAGTTTGAACGAGATATGGGATACCAGGCTGCGGTTAAATTACTTGAAGTGCTGCATGGGCATGAAGAAACGAAAGGTTATAGTAAAATACTGATTGAACCTGAACTTATGATACGCCAGACCACTGGCAAAGCTCCTCAAACCTGATATGGATGCACATGAGAACCTTCTCCGTCAATGACGGGAAGGTTTTTTATTTTATAAAAAACATATTGAATATATTCAATCCATATATTATAGTCTAGAAAATGATGGATAATCATACAACACAGTCCAAACCAATCTCACAAGGGGGTTAGAATGTGTCCCGAGACCGAAAGGAAGAGCGCACCGGATTTCAGGAATCAGCTCCGTATCATCCCGACTATGATTTGCAGACTGACTTTGTAATGGTTTATGGCATCGACGAATCCATGCCGGAACGTATCAAGCAGTGGAAAGACAAAGGATATATTGTGCATCTCATGACCGGGGTTGCCTGGGGAGAATACAACGATTACCTTGATGGCGAGGTAGATGGTATACCCCACTGGGATGAGGCTCAGACGGATCGTCACCAGCAGATGATTCTTCATGGGAATAAACCGGTTATTCCGTACATGGTACCGACCATTTCGTTCGGGCGTTATCTCGCCGAGCGCATTCGAATTGCTGTAGATGCTGGTGTTGAGGCTATCCATCTGGAAGAGCCTGAATTCTGGGTGAATGGTGGGTATTCCGAAGCTTTTAAGAGGGAATGGCAATTGTATTACAAGGAATCCTGGATTCCGCCGCATGCATCGCCGGATGCCCAATATCGAGCGTCCAAATTAAAAGCCTATTTATATACCCGGGCCCTTGATCGGTTATGTGCCGAGATGAAGGATTATGCACTGCAGCGATATGGCCGTGTCCTCCGCTTCTACGTTCCAACACACAGTCTCATCAATTACACGCAGTGGCGAATCGTCAGTCCGCAATCCCAACTTGTTGAGCTGGCTTCCATTGATGGATACATAGCACAGATCTGGACAGGGACATCGCGTACAGCCAATGTGTATGAAGGGGTTCGCAAGGAACGTACATTTGAAACCGCTTACCTTGAATATGGCGTGATGCAGGAACTGGTACGCGGAACCGACAGACGCATGTGGTTTCTGCATGATCCGATCGAGGATAATCCGAATTACACCTGGGCGGATTATAAACAGAACTATCTAAAGACGGTTGTCGCCTCGCTTCTGCATCCCGGGGTTGCCCATTACGAAGTCGCGCCATGGCCGCGAAGGATCTTTCAAGGGACTTCCCCTACGGAAGAAGGTTCCGGCAAGGAGAGAATCCCCGCAGACTATGCAACAACGCTGCTTCAGGTCATGCATACGCTGGGTAACCTGGACCAGAATGTGACCGAAACGGATAAGAATCCGCTGCAGGTTGGTGTTCTTATTGCCGATTCAGCGATGTTTCAGCGAATGAAGCCGGACCCAGAGGCGCCTAATCCAGGAAAGTATGATGGAACAGATCCTGAAGGGTTTCAAGAAGAGGGAGATACCGAACTGCTTGATTTCTCTCCTTTTTATGGTCTTGCGCTTCCACTGCTAAAACACGGCGTGCCGGTTCGTCCCCTTTTACTAGATAATGTGCGGCGGTATCCGGGTTATCTTGCGCCCTACGATGTGCTTGTCCTGAGCTATGAGTTTATCAAGCCGCAGTATCCGGATGTTCATTATGTGCTGGCACAGTGGGTGCAGGATGGCGGGGCGCTGATTTACGTTGGCGATGACAGTGACCCCTATCATGATATTCGCGCGTGGTGGAATCTGGATCAGGAAGAGGGAAGGTCTGGAACCAAGTATCATTCCCCGCGTGAGCATTTGTTCGAGCAGATTGGTCTGAAGGAGAAAGTGGGCGGCGTCCACCGGATAGGCAAGGGAGGGATGGTCTGGCTGAACGAACACCCTGCCGAATTTACACGATCCAGGGCAGGAGCTGATCGCCTTCGTCAATCGGTTCAAGATATCATTGCCGAGCTTAACCCACCAGCGATCCAGTGGCACCCGAGACCGTATTTCCAAATCAGGCGCGGCCCTTACATTATCGCATCTGCTTTGAATGAGTCGGTAAGCGAAGAATTCCTGGTCATACCCGGCCCGGTGGTGGATTTGTTCGATTCGAAGCTCTCTGTACTAAGCCAGGTGGTTCTGAAACCTGGAGAACATGCGCTGCTCTATGATGTTGAGGCAGGACGTCCAACGAATGGAGAGGTTTCCCTTATCGCGGCTTCCTCCCGAATCGAATCTTTGTCCGAATCGGGTGCAGGTTTTCAATTTTCGGCGAAAGGACCTGCCCGTCTGCAAGCAACCGCACGGCTGTATTGCAAGGTGAAGCCTGTATCTGTCCATTACATTGTTCAAGGTCAAGCGGTATCCGCAGCTTGGGAATGGGATCCGGATTCTCAGACCGTGCTTGTTCAATACGAGCATGGGATTGAAAACCATGCAGAGGTACATGTGAGATGGTCTTCCTGATTTCTTAGCCCTATCACCGTAACAGAGAGGAGCAACGAACATGCCATACGAACCGATCAGACCGGAACGATTAAGGCAGATGTTAAACAAACTTCGAGAAGAAATTTATAAGCCGATTACCGAGTTGGAAGTAAAGGCGTGGGTTACGCCAGAGCCCGTATCCTATGAATCACGGATGTCGGGAACGGAAGTTACGCTCCATCCAGGAGAACGCTGGGGAGAGCTATGGGACTGTGCCTGGTTCCGTTTCACAGGCAAAACCCCATCCCATAAACTCAGCAGTCATGAGAGCATCGTTCTTTTGTTGGACGTCAGTGGCGAACTATGTCTTGTCGACCATGAAGGAACGCCAGTACAGGGGTTGACGACTATTAACTCCGAATTTGACTTCTCCTTGGGCTTGCCTGGCAAGCGAGTCGTTCAGCTCTGTGAGGCAAGTATCAGCGGAGATGAAATCGAAGTATGGGCAGAAGCAGGCAATAACGATTTGTTTGGCAAGTATCAGGGCGGTTCTCTGAGAGAGGCTGTTATCGCAGTCTGCCGGGAAGACATTCGCAGTTTGTACTACGACACCGAGGTTCTATTGGAGACGGCAGAACATCTCCCACAAGGAACAGCCCGCAAGGAAAGGATCTACCAGACACTCTATGAAGTGTCCTTGCAGCTGACCGAATTCTCGGAAGAGCGTATCCGACTGGCGAAGAGACAAACGCATGAACAGCTCAGTCTTCAAGGGGGAGATCCGGTCTTAACCCTAAGTGCTGTAGGTCATGCACATATTGATTTGGCCTGGTTATGGCCGATTCGTGAAACAATCCGTAAAGGGGCTAGAACGTTCTCGACCGCGCTTCGCATGATGGAACGTTATCCGGACTATGTGTTTGGAGCGAGTCAGCCCCAGCTGTACGAATGGATGAAGCAGCATTATCCCAAGTTATATGAGCAGATCAAGGAACGAGTGCGGGAAGGAAGATGGGAGCCGCAGGGAGCCATGTGGGTGGAATCGGATACGAATGTGCCGGGCGGAGAATCCCTTGTACGGCAGATTCTGTATGGTAAACGTTATTTTCAACAAGAGTTCGGGTTGGAGATGAAATCCCTTTGGATGCCTGACGTATTTGGTTATTCGGCAAGCTTGCCTCAATTATTGAAGAAATCCGGAGTCGATTATATGATGACCCAGAAACTCTCCTGGAGTGAGTACAATCGGCATCCCCATCATTCATTTATGTGGGAAGGAATTGATGGATCAGCGGTATTAACACATATGCCTCCGGAGGATACGTACAACAGCCCCGCAGCACCCCGTTCTATTGTCAAAGCTGAGCAGGAATATCTGGACAAAAATGTTTCCGGACACGCGCTGATGCTCTTCGGAATAGGGGATGGGGGAGGAGGACCGGGTGAAGAGCATCTGGAACGGCTCGAACGGACCAAGAACCTGCTCGGCTTGTCTCCCGTTATACAGGAGCCTTCATGGACATTTTTTGAAAAGCTCAATGAAGAACGAGAGAAATTCCAGACGTGGCGCGGGGAGCTGTATCTGGAAAAGCATCAGGGTACCTTGACGAGTCAGGCGCGAAGCAAGCGGTATAACCGGAAAATGGAGAAAGCGCTGCGTGAATTGGAATTTGCATCCGTTCTGGCGGCAGCCCAGTTAGGTTACTCGTATCCCTCTGATCTGTTTGAAACCATCTGGAAGGAAGTCTTGTTGTACCAATTTCACGATATCCTTCCAGGGTCGTCCATCAAGCGGGTATACGATGAATCACTAATCAGGTATGAAGACCTGTTCAACCAAACAGAGAACATGATTGCAGATACTTACAGCCGTTTGGCAGATCAGATGGCTCTAGGGGAGAAGTTGCCATCCGCAGCTGCAGTGGTGTTTAATTCATTACCTTGGGAGCGACAGGAATGGCTTGATATTGAAGGCCGGTGGATGAAGGTTCAGGTTCCATCCATGGGGTACACGGTTGTACCTGATTATTCGAACCAGAGCAGTATAGATGAGTCCGGAGCCTGTATGGAACAGGAATCAGGGATACTGGATTCAGAGTTACATGTAAATGTGGAAGAACGCTTCATCGAAAGCGACTCCTTCTTCGTGAAATTTGATCTGAATGGTACCATTCTCTCGATCCTGGATAAAGCAGAAGCACGAGAAGTCATTCCACAAGGACAACAGGGAAATAAACTCAGTGTGTATCATGATGAAGGAGATGCATGGGATTTCAGCCATGATTATGCAGAGTTGGCCGGTGTGCCGCTAACATTGCATGAAATTCGTGAACTTCGTGAAGGGCCCAGGATAGGACTGATCTTCCAATACAACTATGGCGAATCCAAGTTGACTCAGAGCGTTATTCTTACTCAGGGCAGCCGGAGAATCGATTTTGCAACCAAGGTGGATTGGCGAGAAAACGCCAAGATGCTGCGTACGTCCTTCCCGGTGAATGTTCGCACAGATCTGGTGCATTGTGAGATCCAGTTTGGCAGTCTGTCCAGACCGACCCACCGGAATACCATGTGGGATTTTGCGAAGGATGAGATCTGCGCACATCAGTGGATCGATATATCTGAGCCCGATTACGGTGTGGCTTTACTCAATGATTGCAAGTACGGTCACAGAGCCTTTGATAACGTGCTTGACCTGAACCTGCTGCGCAGCAGCTCGTATCCGGATCCGGAAGCAGATCGTGCTGAACACGAATTCACTTACTCGTTATATCCGCATCAAGGGAATCACGTTCAAGCCGAGATCTATCGAAGAGGCAATGAACTGAACATCCCTTTGCGTGTTGTGGCGTTACCCTCGGTAGGGGATAAACAGGATGGAAATCTGCCTTTCTCAAAATCATTTCTGCAACCGGACCATACACACGTCATGGTGGAGTCCATCAAAAAGGCTGAAGATGGTGACGAGGTCATCGTTCGGCTGTATGAAACGTCTGGAACACATGCTCATACGGTTATTCACCTTGGATTCGATATCGCTGAGGCCTGGGAAGCTGATCTGATGGAGAACATCATATCGCCAATTCCGATGACAGATCCATCCCAAATTTCGCTATCGTTTACTCCATTTGAGATCATTACTCTGCGTTTGAAGTTGTTACAGGTACAGCAAAGGTAGCGTATGCCCTTCATGTTGAGAAAGGAGAGGTGGGAATGTGATCAAGCCAAGAGCAACCAACAATCGATTGATGAAGCGAATCTGGCAGCATAAACTTTTTTATTTGTTCATGCTGCCAGGTATTGTCTGGTTTTTTCTTTTCTCTTACGTCCCGTTGTACGGAATCCAGGTTGCCTTCCGGGACTACAACTTTATGGGTGGATTTACCGGAAGCCCATGGGCAGGTTTCAAGTATTTTGAACAGTTCTTCAATTACTATCAATCCGGTGACATCATCCGCAATACGATCATCATCAGTCTTATGAAGCTGCTGATCGGTTTTCCGATGCCCATTATTCTTGCACTCCTGTTAAATGAAGTACGCATGATCCGATTTAAGAAGACGGTTCAGACGTTATCCTACTTGCCTTATTTCGTATCCTGGATCGTCGTGGTCACGCTGATGCAGAGGCTGTTGACACCCTATGGCGGAC contains:
- a CDS encoding ABC transporter permease produces the protein MAQAETTIPPKRELRSVKKKRKRFDEMTYHFMLLPGMVMLFIFSIVPMFGVIMAFQKFIPAKGIFGSKWAGLSNFTYMFQLPDAKQIFINTLVIAVGKIVLGLIVPIVFALLLNEVRLKVFKSSIQTIVYLPHFMSWVVLGTMLTMIFSFDGMINNFLELLGLERIMFLASNDWFRPLLIVTDTWKEFGYGTIVYLAALTAINPALYESAAMDGANRWKQTLHITLPGMFPTIILLGTLSLGNVLNAGFDQVFNLYNPLVYETGDIIDTFVYRMGLINMQYSFATAIGLMKSVISFVLIVISYKLASKYAGYRIF
- a CDS encoding carbohydrate ABC transporter permease, producing MIQSKTLGSRLSRLLIMFTLILITFMSLAPIVNTIMVSISSSTAVNAGRVYFLPVELNFSSYAQILKDTKFWNAFLISVERVVLGGAINMILTILMAYPLSRSISQFRSRNTYMWIIVFTMLFSGGIVPWYMVISKLGLINSIWALVLPGAVPVFNVILLMNFFKGIPKELEEAAFIDGAGPIKILLNIFIPISMPSLATIMLFVIVGHWNNFFDGIILINDSSKIPLQTYLQRLSLTRDQMQNLSVEQLQQYNKISNTTLNSAKILVSMIPILLIYPFLQRYLIHGIVLGAVKE
- a CDS encoding GxGYxYP domain-containing protein; this translates as MARRFKMVCLAFLCAFSLTAGAASASETAVQTTKPVDSKANRELPRFKKPKHLDAADIYDAPGDIKLLFATLQGIVNRKQPRIYLIESQEEGKMTWLNDLNVPYTLHQDYWEVFSAYRNDIKGMIVYDPKLPDSINVATTLAGLKDAVVASPELAAQLSKAPYKLKILDDLQGKFSSRLDAYTWQYENLWKKTTHQMLVGLAPDTAIRIPSGLPESFVTIAEEEQPVRDASNRDTYSLDLSSLLGNSEVYLRFDDAITQDGWGPAVHEVTVKADGKVIANFVAGTPEEEAFLYDRQNSKVAEGQGGHRFADNGNYFVYEFSPPAGTNELTAEVDMWNQYKVSAGNIRPLSAEQREPYGYLRDYAVANKAMVFWLDSNVPEQKALFEKIMSDVKSGTPYLGWFSNDVEGEFSSVEIASRYGVYVLAADWFSNLTVFSGTEPKFKPVKKAPRPQLENKIYVTYTFTEGDNFQYNQHRMRVMWDDPARGKVPLNWTSSPLLYEGAPAILNHYVNTATANDLLIAGPSGAGYFYPGAWPDSSFRQFLQQTEKYLKKTGMTISYVLNREDSENIPLTPFKASAYEKDYHSPGLFISYEDKYGVEIVGKSLPVSTIRGISTAQDGLQVLNEAKSNWDGKSPLFVSLGLLAWSMTPSDALAITEELGGEFEVVRADDYFSLIRESKQLPAIK
- a CDS encoding GntR family transcriptional regulator; translated protein: MSTNERIPLYQQIQDYVRHIITTEKMKPGDRIPTEKELMDQFQVSKITVANALTGLANEKLIDRVPGKGSFVAEENDIAVAPRATTIASKGREGSLATGMVGVVMPSIHDYFAIRLVEGIEQALGEKGYRSMVMFTQGRLDKEKDAIKELKALGAEGLLIFPVDEENYNEEILGMKLSGFPFVLIDRYLPGVETNYIAADGRRGTKLAVEHLWELGHRDIAICSDSPLQTVTVQERIEGYIEALKGKGSLINPAHMITDFQPLSVLKDAESHPLYRYIVNRMVTAYISLNGRLGVQIYQMAKQAGLRVPEDVSIVSFDDPTSIVEEFSIFTHVNQFERDMGYQAAVKLLEVLHGHEETKGYSKILIEPELMIRQTTGKAPQT
- a CDS encoding glycoside hydrolase family 76 protein, giving the protein MRKKKIVSLTVVLSIILVTTMGASGGGKKHYASQAQWAQEKLDEYYWNDEAQMMNNAYPSTPEGEKPLNYWWKAHAVDALVDGYERTGDEAYTERAEELVRSIIERNGSLHNEFYDDMEWLALAALRLYDATGSEEMKDYVLELWADIKTAWWEDDLGGMAWKKDQRYNRNACSSGPASILAARLYERFGDPQDLEWAQKIYEWEKRYLVNPQTGLVADGLVLREDGTLDVNEAWIFTYNQGTFIGAGVELYRTTGDQVYLQDAEKTAAGSLKSLTNEKTGIFLEDGDGDGALFKGILIRYMVELYDARHNKALKKAIFRNADALWKGSRNNGLFGQAWGQPAQNPLHLTAQLSGVFLLEAAAKLEAGAHSKPGKHQK